The sequence GCAGACCGCAGTGCGTCTCATCCGGGCACGTGCAGCGGGAGTAGTCCGTTTCACTGGCGCAGCCAATCGGAGCAAGGCGCCCATCGATGAGGCGGACCACTTCGCCGATGGTGATTTCCTTCATGGGCCGGGCCAGCCTGGCGCCACCTTCCTTGCCGCGTTTGCTCTCCACATACCCGTGGCGGCGCAGTTCCTGCAGGATGTTCTCAATGAACTTGTACGGCAGGTTCTCACTGTCGGAAAGGTCCGACACGGACACCACATCACGCCCGAGACGTTCGGCAATGCCGAGCTGGATGAGGGTGCGGAGTGCGTATTCGCCTTTCTTCGTGAGCTTCATGGTGGTGGTGCCGACTATCGTACCTTCCAATCTACATAGGGCAAGTAGGAATTAAAACAATTGTACACCTGGCAAACCGTCGCCCAACAGGACGGCACATTACTCGTTCAGCCAGAGACGAAAAAGCCCCTTGGACTGAAACCCACCCGGAACCTTGCCCGCAGCTGTTTGCAGGGTCACCGCCTGTTGTCTGCCATTCGCTTTCAGTTCGGTCACCCTGCCCTCGACCGCCTCGCCGGAGGGCTTCCGGTCCACACCGGCAGGCGCGACTTTGACCGTC is a genomic window of Roseimicrobium gellanilyticum containing:
- a CDS encoding RrF2 family transcriptional regulator, which gives rise to MKLTKKGEYALRTLIQLGIAERLGRDVVSVSDLSDSENLPYKFIENILQELRRHGYVESKRGKEGGARLARPMKEITIGEVVRLIDGRLAPIGCASETDYSRCTCPDETHCGLRMMMIDVRNAIARILDKYTLADVVSVTLRKMERDGVAMPYAVPEKNLRKKTNARVTKPKRVKHADPLDGFLSLLTSSQPQL